In Onthophagus taurus isolate NC chromosome 6, IU_Otau_3.0, whole genome shotgun sequence, a genomic segment contains:
- the LOC111416291 gene encoding uncharacterized protein encodes MVASQFLLIYIVLAGTIIKIESQKIDFKKIFHTPKKNYDELQILERSSFEPDDHQQEKTKPETDQKNLNHHNQDHHQHHSQPKAYANAQVLLNFDNNNHKDGVLKNVDEPKCTCCSKYFRQQPIYQPFLYPTYYPGYYNPYHHFNNYYQPYHQSFCMMHPEYALRKSDAGKDLIGERSNDDKEVIKKDDLEEVKRNQESFSEWLEKIFTTPKPASTKSYVTEKVSDTPIHIPTYYPTDKTTLKPTYKPTYKPTYYPTEKVTEKSTEKLTTPEIPSTTEKITHKPTYKPTYYPTEKTTYKPTEKVTYPPTEVSTPETTYITEKVTHKPTYKPTYYPTEKTTHKPTEKVTYPPTEVSTPETTYTTEKVTHKPTYKPTYYPTETTLKPTTQEPTHKPTHKPTHKPTLKPTQKPTHKPTSKPTHPPTFKPTSNPYHHHDNHHKFSQDYLHCPDIDIFNSNPCKIRNFKDFQKPICKELLIIFEKMLSCLLNGCEKCSIHFTNTEKLQIADALNQIVHHLKEKNYEIDRDDLKWDRSGVLENVLTVFPFNLILIKSKECCDDHRKEVVLKYIKENYKGTKKHEEIEEKLKGKIVDLFLESFHLKNDDKNGYCDFVEDYLTRRIDCNNDLSELFMKLIKELKMPKEIFEINTKNDNDLIDCLMRGIFKCPSCAQNDKKDCFKLNENVLRKTHQLFLCNFAKRLCERYPGVEDLENLLSFCKTECGCQEIEKIDIRSSGYDILKSDDKDLFACPGCNGNGKFPVDMDALMDGNGIGNTIQKEHENNDGKEICKSCTKYTKELNDF; translated from the exons ATGGTTGCATCacaatttttacttatttatatAGTTTTGGCGGGAACGATAATAAAG attgagtcccaaaaaattgatttcaaaaaaatctttcacaCCCCCAAAAAGAATTACGACGAACTTCAAATATTAGAGCGATCAAGTTTCGAACCGGACGACCATCAACAGGAGAAAACAAAACCcgaaactgaccaaaaaaatttaaatcatcacAACCAAGATCACCATCAACATCATTCTCAACCGAAAGCGTACGCAAACGCAcaggttttattaaatttcgatAACAACAATcacaaagatggagtattaaaGAATGTTGATGAACCAAAATGTACATGTTGTTCGAAATACTTTCGTCAACAACCAATTTATCAACCATTTTTGTATCCGACGTATTATCCCGGTTATTATAATCCATAtcatcattttaataattattatcaacCATATCACCAAAGTTTTTGCATGATGCATCCTGAATATGCACTCAGAAAAAGTGATGCAGGTAAAGATTTAATTGGGGAGAGAAGTAATGATGATAAAGAGGTGATTAAGAAGGATGATTTGGAGGAAGTTAAAAGAAACCAAGAAAGTTTTAGTGAATggcttgaaaaaatttttacaacacCAAAACCGGCAAGTACGAAAAGTTATGTAACTGAAAAGGTTTCTGATACGCCAATTCATATCCCAACTTATTATCCAACTGATAAAACTACTTTGAAACCCACTTATAAGCCTACTTATAAACCGACATATTATCCAACTGAGAAAGTCACTGAAAAATCAACTGAGAAGCTGACAACTCCTGAAATACCAAGTACAACTGAAAAAATAACTCACAAACCAACTTATAAACCGACTTATTATCCAACTGAGAAAACAACTTATAAACCAACTGAAAAGGTAACTTATCCCCCTACTGAAGTGTCAACTCCTGAAACAACATACATAACTGAAAAAGTAACCCACAAACCAACTTATAAACCCACTTATTATCCAACGGAAAAAACGACTCATAAACCAACTGAAAAGGTAACTTATCCTCCTACTGAAGTATCAACTCCTGAAACAACATACACAACGGAAAAAGTAACCCACAAACCAACTTATAAACCTACTTATTATCCAACAGAAACAACTTTAAAACCAACAACCCAAGAACCAACTCATAAGCCAACCCATAAACCAACTCATAAACCAACCCTTAAACCAACTCAGAAACCAACCCATAAACCGACTTCTAAACCAACTCATCCCCCAACTTTCAAACCAACATCAAACCCTTATCATCACCATGATAATCACCACAAATTCTCTCAAGACTACTTACATTGTCCGGAtatcgatattttcaattcaaaCCCATGCAAAATCCGTAACttcaaagattttcaaaaacccATTTGCAAagaacttttaataatttttgaaaaaatgctTTCATGCCTCTTAAACGGCTGCGAAAAGTGTTCAATTCATTTCACAAATACTGAAAAACTACAAATAGCTGATGCTTTAAATCAAATCGTGCACcatttaaaagagaaaaattacgAAATCGATCGTGATGATTTAAAATGGGATCGAAGTGGTGTTCTAGAGAACGTACTAACCGTAtttccatttaatttaattctgatTAAATCGAAAGAGTGTTGTGATGATCATCGAAAAGAGGtcgttttgaaatatatcaAAGAGAATTATAAAGGGACGAAGAAACACGAAGAAATCGAAGAAAAATTGAAgggaaaaattgttgatttatttttggaaagttttcatttaaaaaatgatgataaaaATGGTTATTGTGATTTTGTTGAAGATTATTTGACGAGAAGAATTGATTGTAATAACGATTTAAGTGAGCTTTTTATGAAGTTAATCAAAGAGTTAAAAATGccgaaagaaatttttgaaattaacacCAAAAACGATAACGATTTAATCGATTGTTTAATGAGGGGTATTTTTAAATGTCCGAGTTGCGCTCAAAATGATAAAAAGGATTGCTTTAAATTGAACGAGAATGTTTTACGAAAAACCCATCAACTTTTCTTGTGCAATTTCGCGAAAAGATTATGCGAAAGATATCCGGGAGTTGAAGATCTTGAGAACTTGTTGAGTTTTTGTAAAACTGAATGTGGTTGTCAAGAAATCGAAAAGATCGATATTAGAAGTAGTggttatgatattttaaaaagtgatgataaagatttatttgctTGTCCTGGATGTAACGGTAACGGAAAGTTTCCTGTTGATATGGATGCTTTGATGGATGGAAATGGAATTGGAAATACTATTCAAAAAGAACATGAAAATAATGATGGGAAAGAAATTTGTAAATCATGTACTAAGTACACCAAAGAGttgaatgatttttaa